The segment GAAGACGTGGAGGCGGCCGTCACCTCCCTGTTGGACAGCGGGAACCCGCCCGAGGGACGGAGGCACGCCTCCTGGCCGAGCGCATCGCCCGCCTGAGCCTGGAGAAGAAGGCCCAGGATGTGGTGATCCTCGACCTGCGCAAGATCACAAGCATCACCGACTTTTTCGTGATCTGCACGGGCGAGACGGACGTCCAGGTGAAGGCGATCACGGACCATATCGAGGAGGAGCTGGAAAAGGACAACATCCGCGCCTGGCACCGCGAGGGCTACGAGTACCTGCGCTGGGTCCTCCTGGACTACGTGGATGTGGTTGCCCACGTCTTCCAGCCCGAGACACGGGCTTATTACTCCCTGGAATCGCTTTGGGGCGACGCGGAAATCACGGAAGTGAGCGATGAGGATTGACCACTACCTGCGGGAGACTCTGGCTGATCGTCTGCGGAAACTGGGGGTGGAGCGGGACCCAGAGGCCATTCCTCTGGACAAACCGAAGCTGCCTGAGCACGGGGACATTGCGGCCACCATCGCACTGGAGCTGGCCCGTGAGCTCCGCCGCCCTCCCCGGGCTATCGCGGAGGCTCTGGTCGCCGAACCCTTCCACCCGGACTACGTCGAGTCGGCGGAAGTCGCAGGCCCAGGTTTCGTCAACTTCCGCGTCTCGAAGGTGTACTTGCGTCGACTGGTGGCGGATATTGTGGCTCAGGGCCAGTCCTACGGCCGCTCCACCTGGGGCCACAACCGAAAGGTGCAACTGGAGTTCGTAAGCGCCAATCCCACAGGTCCGCTGAACGTGGTGAGCGCGCGGGCCGCGGCGGTGGGCGACGTCCTGGCCAATGCGCTGGCCGCCGTGGGCTTTCAGGTACAGCGGGAGTACTACATTAACGACGCCGGCCGACAGGTGCGGCTTCTCGGGATGAGCGTCAGCTCCCGCTACATGGCCCTGTTCGGCTACGACGAACCCTTTCCCGAAGAAGGGTACCACGGCGACTACGTACGGGACCTTGCTGCAGAGATCCGGGACGAATTCGGGGATCGTTTCGTGCACCTGCCGCCGGAGGAGCGTCATCAGGAGTTGGCCCGCCTTGCCCTGGAAAAGATGATCCGCCAGCACCAGGAGGCCATGGCGGCCTACCGTGTGCACTTCGACGTGTGGTTCCGCGAGAGCGAGCTTCGCCGGGCCAACGCGCACCTCGAAGTTCTGGAGGATTTCCGGCGTCGCGGGCTGGCCTACGAGCAGGACGGCGCCATCTGGTTCCGCGCCAGCCAGTTCGGGGACGAAAAGGACCGGGTGCTCGTAACCCGCGAGGGCGAGCCCACCTACTTCCTGGTGGACATCGCCTACCATCGCAACAAGTTCGCTCGCGGCTTCGACCTCGTTTACGATTTCTGGGGACCGGACCATCATGGCTACATTCCCCGCATGAAGGCCGCCATCATGGCCCTCGGAATCGAGCCCGAGCGCTTCCAGGTCAACATCATCCAGCAGGTCAACCTGCTGCGCGGCGGCGAGGTGGTTAAGATGTCGAAGCGGGCAGGGCAGATCATCGAGATGGCCGAGCTCATCGAGGAAGTCGGGGTAGACGCCGCCCGCTTCTTCTTCCTGATGCGCAAGATGTCCGCCCCCTTGGACTTCGACATCGACCTCGCCAAACAGCAGTCCGAGGAGAACCCCGTCTACTACGTTCAGTACGCACACG is part of the candidate division KSB1 bacterium genome and harbors:
- the argS gene encoding arginine--tRNA ligase; the encoded protein is MRIDHYLRETLADRLRKLGVERDPEAIPLDKPKLPEHGDIAATIALELARELRRPPRAIAEALVAEPFHPDYVESAEVAGPGFVNFRVSKVYLRRLVADIVAQGQSYGRSTWGHNRKVQLEFVSANPTGPLNVVSARAAAVGDVLANALAAVGFQVQREYYINDAGRQVRLLGMSVSSRYMALFGYDEPFPEEGYHGDYVRDLAAEIRDEFGDRFVHLPPEERHQELARLALEKMIRQHQEAMAAYRVHFDVWFRESELRRANAHLEVLEDFRRRGLAYEQDGAIWFRASQFGDEKDRVLVTREGEPTYFLVDIAYHRNKFARGFDLVYDFWGPDHHGYIPRMKAAIMALGIEPERFQVNIIQQVNLLRGGEVVKMSKRAGQIIEMAELIEEVGVDAARFFFLMRKMSAPLDFDIDLAKQQSEENPVYYVQYAHARICNILRFAEERGLRLPRQANLDRLQEPEELEVIKSLMDFPEVVSGVARFLEPHRLTTYLQELAATFHRFYHRHRVVGDDPELSAARLLLTEAVRIVLANGLRLINVSAPERM
- the rsfS gene encoding ribosome silencing factor, with product MVILDLRKITSITDFFVICTGETDVQVKAITDHIEEELEKDNIRAWHREGYEYLRWVLLDYVDVVAHVFQPETRAYYSLESLWGDAEITEVSDED